A genomic stretch from Desulfotignum balticum DSM 7044 includes:
- a CDS encoding DUF2149 domain-containing protein, producing the protein MKYLSAIQSREKGLSENDPLNGVANLFDLGLVFIVGLMLALFGAFHMEDLLKKDSELTITRQASDGEMEIITKKGTKIDAVKMTREQAAGRGMRLGTAYRLEDGSMVYVPE; encoded by the coding sequence ATGAAGTATCTGTCTGCGATCCAATCCCGGGAAAAAGGGTTGTCTGAAAATGATCCCCTGAACGGGGTGGCCAACCTGTTCGATCTGGGACTGGTGTTTATTGTGGGGTTGATGCTGGCCCTGTTCGGGGCGTTTCACATGGAAGATCTGCTGAAAAAGGATTCGGAACTGACTATCACCCGGCAGGCTTCAGATGGTGAAATGGAGATCATCACCAAAAAAGGCACCAAAATTGACGCTGTGAAAATGACCCGGGAGCAGGCCGCAGGCAGGGGCATGCGCCTGGGAACCGCCTACCGGCTTGAAGACGGTTCCATGGTCTATGTGCCGGAATAA